CATGTGTTGCGTCACGGGCCGGTGCATCCGGCTTGAGCCGCGAATCGGCATAGTACGGTCCCGGTTGTGTTCGACGAGCGCTTCGTCGCGGAGCTGGCGCAAGCGCACGACTGATCGGTGGAGACCGGTTACCCGCAAGCCCCGATCGCGCCGCACGCCGTGCAGAATTCGCAGCCGTCCTTCTTGATGACCGCGGTGTTGCCGCATTCCTTGCACGGCTTGCCGGTCACGCGAGCATAGGTGGTGCGGCCGCGTTCGTCGTCCGGCATCTCCAGCACACCCATCTCGTCGACCGGATAACCGCGCTCGTCGAGCACGCCCAGCATCGCGTAGCGGTGGATGATGAGGCGCGCGATGTAGGCCACCGTGCTCGGAAAATTCTGCTGCCGCTCCATTCCCGGCACGCGCGCCATGAAGTCGCCCAGCGGCTCGGCGTAATTGAGCAGCTTGCGCAGCTTCATGCCGATCCACGCGGGGTCGATCACCCGCATGTCGAGCGAGAGCAGCTTGCACAGGCCGTCGAGCGCGCGCGGATAGCTTCCCGCGAGCCATACCGAATAGGGCCTGCGCTGGCCCGCCGGTAGCACGAGCTCCTTCAGGATCAGCAGGAAGTCGTCGCCGGAGACTGCGTTCAGGACGTCGACCGTCCACGACATCGTGCCGTCGGTGCCGGTCTTCGGCTCCTTGTTCGCGAACAGGGTATCGAGCACCGGTGCCGGCCCGTCTTCGTGCTCGAACGCGCCGAGCTGATCGACCCGGAAGCGCACGATGCGTGCAAATGCGGCCACCATGCTCGGGACGCGCATCGTCTCGCCGTCCGGCGGCATGGGGCAATCGAACGTATCGTCGCCCATCGTGCGCGCAAGCATGTCGAGCTTCATGCGCAGCCACGCCTTGTCCTGCGCGCGCATGTCCATCGACAGCGTCTTCGCCACCGCACCGAGGCCGCGCGGCTGCTCGTTGCCGTTCACCCAGACTTCGAACGGATAGCGCTCGCCGTTCTCCACGTGGCCGACGAAGATCGCGAACTGGCCGAAGGGTGACTCGACCATGTAGGTCCACGAGGGATTGCCGGCCGCAAGCTTGGGCCGCCCCGGCCAGCGCAGACTGGACAGCGCCGGCTCGGGCGCGGCGTCGAGGCGGATGCGGCGATCCGCGTCGGTGACATCCAGGTCGTTCGGCTCGGCGGCTTGCGGCGATGGCGCCAGCGAAAGCACGCTGCCCAGCACCCGGTTGGGGCGATAGGTGGTGAGGCCCTTCAACCCCGCGCGCCAGGCTTCGAGGTACAGATCCTCGAATCGTTCATAGGGATAATCCTCGGCGACGTTGACCGTCTTGCTGATGGCCGAGTCGACGTAGGGCGCCACCGCCGCCACCATGTGCATGTGGTCCTGCGCCGAAAGCTCCAGCGCTGTGACGAACGCGGGCGGCAGCGCGTTCACATCGCCGCCGAGGTGGCGATACAGCCGCCAGGCCTGATCCTCGACGTCGTAGGTGCGAAAGCCGTTGTCGGGCATGCGCTTCTTGCGTTGATAGCTCCAGGCATACGGCGGCTCGATGCCGTTGGACGCGTTGTCGGCGAAGGCAAGCGAGATCGTCCCGGTGGGGGCGATGGAAAGCAGGTGACAGTTGCGGATGCCGTGTGTGCGGATCGCGGCCTTGATGGGCTCGGGCAGGCGCGAGGCGAACCGCGGCGCGGCGAGGTACTGCTCCTTGTCGAGCAGCGGGAAGGCGCCTTTCTCGCGCGCGATCTCGACCGAGGACGCATAGGCTTGGTCGCGCATGGCAGCGGCGATCCGGGTTGCCATCGTGCGCGCTTCAGCGCTGTCATAGCGCAGCCCCAGCATGACCAGGCAGCCGCCCAGCCCCGTGAACCCCAGTCCGATGCGGCGTTTGGCCATCGCCTCGGCCTTCTGCTGCGGCAATGGCCACACCGAGACGTCGAGGACGTTGTCCAGCATGCGCACCGAAGGACGAACTACGCGGGCGAATGCATCGAAGTCGAAGCGCGGTTGCGCGCCGAACGGATCGTCCACGAAGCGCGTCAGATCGATGCTGCCGAGGCAGCAGCAGCCGTAGGCCGGTAAAGGCTGCTCGCCACATTGCCCGGTGACGAGCCCATTGAAGATCACGGTGTTGCCGTTGGGCTGGGTCGTATCGAAAACGGCTTCGCGCCCGATGTAAGTGATCGACTTGATGCGGCTGGTGAAGGATTGCGTCTCGCGCAGCACCTTGCCTTGCGCCCAGGCTTCGTACCGGCTCGTTTTCGTCTCGCCGAGGAAGCCGATCTCCCGCATGAAGCGGTCGCGTGATTCGCCGTCCACGATCAGCTCGTAGTCCGCGCGGCAGCGGTAGATCTCCCGTCCGCCGTGCCCGTCTGGCAGTGCGGTTGTCCGCTCGCCGCGGCGGCGCCATATGGGCGCAAATATCCCGAAGTTGGCCAAAAGGATCTGAACGTCGTTGAGCAGCTCGCGATAGCTCGATGCCAATCGCACCGAACAGCTCTGGCTTCTTTCGGAGACGTTCACGGTGCCGTCGCTCTGAAATAACCCGCGCAGATAAGCACGCACGCACTGCTCGGTACCGCGCCACACGACCTCGGGCACCCTATGCTTGGTCACGGCGCAGAAACCGTAGTGGGACAGGAACCGTGCGAGCAGGATCGAGCGGATTTCAACCATCTTGCGGCTCGGTACGGCGATCGGCGCAACGCGATATTCGCGATAATTGCCGTTGGCGAGGCCGGCGATGCAGGTATTGATCCATGCTGCCACGCCGGCCGCAAGCGTCCGATCTTCACCCCAGAAGCCCACGACGGCCGCTTGCTGCTCGTTGCCGCGGTTCGTGAAGTGTCCGTCGCCCGTCATCAATCCGAGCAGCACACCGAGCTCTTCGGAACCTTGCTCGCCGAACTGGCCTTTGGCGCTCTGGACGAGCAGCCGGTCACCGACTCGCAGATCCCGAAGCTGCACCTTTCCCCTGTCCGTGAAGAAATCGTGCCATTGCGTCGCTTTGACCTCGTAGCCCGCTTCGGTTTCGACCCGATAGACATCGGCCAGGCTGGCCGTTTGGAACGCCGGCACTGCGTCGCATACCGTGGTCGACTTGAGCGGTCGGCCCAGGGCCCTTTCATCGACGGTAACGCGCAGCGCGGTTCTGCTTGCTTGCAACTCGCCGATAGGGACCATGCCATGCTGCGTGTGCAGCCGAGTGTCGGCAGTGACGCATGGGTTGGTCGCCTCGATCGTCTCGCAGTACGAGAGGTTGTTGTCGGCGTTGGCGTGATCGATGAAGAACACGCCCGGTTCGGCATGATCGTAGGTTGCCTGCATGATCTGGCGCCACAGGTCGCGCGCCTTGAGCGTGCGGTAGATCCAGCGGCCGTCTTCGTGCTGGCGCGGCGCAGCATCGAGCTCCGGCCCGGGCTTGGCCTTGTGCATGAGCGGCCAGTCGGCATCCTGCGCAAGCGAGCGCATGAACACATCGGTCACCGCGACGCTGATGTTGAAGTTGGTGAGATCGCCCTGGTCCTTGGCGTGGATGAAGTCCTCGATGTCGGGATGGTCGCAGCGCAGGATGCCCATCTGCGCGCCGCGGCGCGAGCCGGCCGATTCCACCGTCTCGCAACTTTTGTCGAACACGCGCATGTACGACACCGGTCCGCTGGCGGTGCTCTGCGTGCCGCGCACTTGCGCCCCGTGCGGGCGGATGGCGGAGAAGTCGTAGCCGACGCCGCCGCCGCGGCGCATCGTCTCGGCCGATTCCATCAGGGCGACGTAGATGCCGGGCTTGCCGTCCGCCGTCTCGGACACCGAGTCGCCGACCGGCTGCACGAAGCAGTTGATGAGCGTTGCCTGCAGCTCGGTGCCGGCCGCGGAATTGACCCGCCCGCCCGGAATGAAACCGTTCGCCAGCGTGTCGTAGAACACCGGCTCCCAGCGGGCGGGATCGCGTTCCACCGCGGCGAGCGCACGAGCCACGCGCCGGCGCACGTCCTCCACGCTGCGCTCGTCGCCCTTGGCGTATTTCTCCAGCAGGACGTCGAGGCTGACCTGCTGCGGCGGAAGGTCGATCTCGGTCTCGTGTAGCTTCATCCGGGCTTCCTTCTGGTGCGAATCGAATTTGGTGCGAATCGAAATTCCGTGCTGTTCAAATAGGTTACTCCGGGACGGGCTCACGGGGCGAGCCCGGACCCGAAACGCGTCGGTTTCTGGCCGGGAATCGTGGTGCGCCGCAATGCCGTCGTGTCCGGAAGTGACCCGCAAAGGCGCCCGTGCTATAAGCCTGCCCCGGAGCTCGGACGTTACATGCTCTGAGCCCATTTCCATAACCCTTGCGCAACCCATGCGTCTGCTCTCTTCGCTGCTCGCCGGCGTCGGATTCCTCGTGTCTCTGTCGGCGGCCGCCGCGACCGGTCCGTCGCATAGCGTCTCCGTTACGTCCGCCCCGGCGGTCGTAAGCGTGGTGCGGCCGGCGCCGGTCGGCGACCAGCGCGTGGCCTCGATCGCACGCCTGCTCGCCGGATTGCCGCCGACGTTGCCTGCGCACTTCGAGCTGGCGCAGACCAACGAGTGGCGCGAGCACCGCGATGTCGTTCAGGCCGGATGGGTGAAGGTGAAGCAAGGCCGGGGCAGCGTGATGGCGCGCTGGCGCGATGCCTCGATCGGTAACCCGTGCGGCGGCTCCGGCACCCTGCTCTATCCGTTCAGCGGTCCGGATTTCGCCAACGCCTACGTGCTGTTCCCGGGCTGTCGCAACTACATCCTGTTCGGCCTGGAGCTGCCCGGCGCGGTGCCCGAGCTGGAAGTCATGGATCGCGCAGCGCTCGGCAGGTTGCTGGGCGACGTTCGCGTGGCGATGGGTGATCTCATCGAGCGCAACTATTTCATCACCTCGCGCATGTCGCGGCAGTTGCACACCTCGCAGCTGCGCGGCGTCGTTCCGGTGCTGATCGCTTCGATGGCGCTCGCCGGCCTCGAGGTGCGTTCGGTCGAGGTGCTGGCACTCGCGCGGGCGCAGCCCGACGAAGAGATCGGAGAGTCGGATGCCAAGCCGTTGCGGAAGCTGCGTGGAGTGCGGATCGTGTTCCAGCGGCCCGCCGGCCCCGAGCAGACGCTGCAATACTTTTCCGTCGACGCGACCAATCGGGGCCTCGCGCCCTATCCGGAGTTCCTGGCGCACCTGCGCGCGGCCAAGCCGGCGCCGATGCTGATCAAGTCCGCCTCCTACCTGCTGCAGGACAAGCAGTTCCGGACGATACGCGACACGCTGCTGGAGGCGACCGATTTCCTGGTGCAGGACGATACCGGCATGCCATACGATGTGTTGAAAGCAGGCGGCTGGGACATGCGCCTCTACGGCGGTTATCGCAAGCCCATCCACCCGTTCCACTGGGCGTATCAGGCCGGGCTCGATACGGCCTACAAGAGCTCGCTCGCCTCCGANNNNNNNNNNNNNNNNNNNNNNNNNNNNNNNNNNNNNNNNNNNNNNNNNNNNNNNNNNNNNNNNNNNNNNNNNNNNNNNNNNNNNNNNNNNNNNNNNNNNNNNNNNNNNNNNNNNNNNNNNNNNNNNNNNNNNNNNNNNNNNNNNNNNNNNNNNNNNNNNNNNNNNNNNNNNNNNNNNNNNNNNNNNNNNNNNNNNNNNNNNNNNNNNNNNNNNNNNNNNNNNNNNNNNNNNNNNNNNNNNNNNNNNNNNNNNNNNNNNNNNNNNNNNNNNNNNNNNNNNNNNNNNNNNNNNNNNNNNNNNNNNNNNNNNNNNCGCCTCCGACGGCGTGCGCCTGCACGTGCTGGAAGTCTCGCCGCAGGGCGTTCCGGGCGACGCACCGGTGCTCGCCTTCGTTCCCGGATGGTCGATGCCGGCTTCGATCTGGGGCGCCCAGTTGCTGGCGCTCGGGACGCGCTATCGGAGCGCCGCGCTCGATCCCCGGGGCCAGGGGCGCTCCGAGATCCCGGCGGACGGCTACACGCTCGAGCGGCGCACGCGCGACATCGCGGAGTTCGTCGCCCGCTATCCGAAAGTCGTGCTGATCGGCTGGTCGCTGGGTGCGCTCGAATGCCTGCACTACGTGCAGGCGCACGGCGATGATCGCGTAGCGGGGCTCGTACTGGTCGACAGCTCGGTCGGCGAACAGCCGCCGCCCGCCGCGGGCAACTTCACTGCGGCGCTGAAGGGCGATCGCGCCAAGGCAGTGGACTCGTTCGCGCACGCGATCTTCCGAAGCCCACGCCCGCCCGAAGAGATTCGCAGCCTGATCGAGGGCGCCTTGCGGCTGCCGTTGCAGGCGAGCATCGATCTGCTTTCGTACCCGAAGCCGCGCGAATACTGGCGCGATGTCGCCTGGGCCTTCCGCAAGCCGCTGCTTTACGTGGTGACGCCCCAGTTCGCCGCGCAGGCGGAAAATCTCCGGCGCAACCGGCCAGGCACGCGCATCGAAGTCTTCGAGCAAGCCGGTCACGCGCTCTTCGTCGACGAGCCGCAGCGGTTCAATGCACTGATCGAGGCGTTCGTGGGCGAACTGTAATGCCGGCGCCGATCAGGGCAGGTGCGGCTCGAAGCGCTCCCAGCCGCCACCAAGCGCCTTGTATAGCGCAACCAGCGCCTGCAGCTCGTTCGCTCGCGCATCGACGCTGGCGCGCTCGGCGGCGCTGTACGCGGATTGCGCCTGCAGCAGCGCGATGAGGTCGTCCTCGCCGGCCTGGTAGCGTTGCCGCGCGAGGTCCAGGGCATCGGCCGACTGCCGCCGCGCCGCCTCCGTGTCTTCCCGCGTCCGTCGCTCGGAATCGAGCTGGTTGAGCGCCGTCTCGCTGTCGTTGAGCGCGCCGAGCACCGCACGCTCGTAGCGTAGCGCGGCCGCTTCCGCCTGCGCGTCGGCCGCGCGAATGCGGGCGCGAATACGCCCGCCATCGAACAACGGCCAATACAGGCTCGGGCCGAACGAAAAGCGCGTGCTGCCGGTGTCCACGAGATCCCCGCCGGTGCGCGCCTGCTGCCCGATCGAGCCGAGCAGCGCTACGCGCGGAAAGAGATCCGCCGTCGCCGTCCCGACGTCCGCAGTCGCCGCTGCCAGCTCGCGTTCGGCCCGGCGGATGTCCGGGCGGCGGCGCAGGAGCTCGGAGCGCAGGCCGGCCGAGACCGCTTCCGGCGCCGCGGGCAGCGCAGCGTCGTAGAGCAGACGGCGCGAAAGCGCCTCGGGCGGCTGCCCGGTAAGCAGCGCGATGCGATAAGCCGCGGCATGCGCCTGTGCCTCGATCCCGGCGATCGCCGCGCGCACGCTCTTCGCCTGCGCGTCGGCGCGCAGCGCATCGAAGCGCGCGGCCTCCCCGAAGCGGTGGCGCTCGCCGACGAGCCGGGCGACCGCCTCACGCGCCTGCGCGTCGGCGCGCGTGCTGCGCAATCGCGCCTGGGCAGCCCGTAGATCGACGTAGCTGCGCACCAGCTCGGCGATGACCTGCATGAGCGCGGCGCTGCGCATCGATTCGGCGGCGCCGATGCGCGCATCGGCTGCTTCGATCGCGCGCACATTGCGACCCCAGAAATCGATCTCCCAGCTTGCATCGAAGCCGGCATCGAACAAAGTGAAGCGGCGCTCCAGCGCCGGGATCCGGCCCAGCGGCAGCTGGCCGTTCTCGCTCAGCTGGTTGCGCGAGGCGGCTGCGGTCGCGTCGACCTGCGGGCGCGCGCCCCCGGCGATCGCGTCGCGATTGGCGCGCGCCTCGAGCAGTCTCGCCGCCGCTTCACGCACGTCGAGATTGCGCTTCGCAGCCGCCTGCACCAGTTCGGCCAGCAACGGATCATCGAACCGGCGCCACCATGCGATGTCCACGTCGCCGGCTGGCGCGGACGTGAGCCAGGCGCCGGTCGCGACCGGGTCGGCCGGCTTGACGTAATCCGGGCCCGCGACGCAGGCGCACAGAGTCAGTGTGAGAAGCGCAGGCAATCGGCGCAGCAGGATCATGGGCTTCACTCCATGCGCGCCCGAAAGAGCAGGGCGGCGGCCGTCAACGTGACCAGGGCGATCAGCGCCAGCGGCCATGTGTTGGCGAGGATCTCTGCGGCCGGCATCGCCTTGAGGAACACGCCTTCGCTCACGACCAGAAAATGGCGTGCCGGATTGGCCAATGCGATCGTCTGCAGCCAGCCCGGCATGTTGTCGACCGGGCTCGCGTAGCCGGAGAGCAGTGTCGCGGGCACGGCGACCAGGAACATGCCGAGAAACGCCTGCTGCTGCGTCTGCGACAGCGACGACACCAGCATGCCGACCCCGACCAGCGCAGCCAGGTAGGCGACCAGCGCCAGGTAGAAGACAGGCACCGACCCCGTCAGCGGCACGCCGAAGACATAGTGGATGAGCAGCGTGTACAGGGTGGCGTTGAAGACGCCGACCAGGACAGGTGGCACCATCTTGCCGATCAGGATCTCGTGCCCGCGAAGCGGCGACACCATGACCTGATCGAACGTCCCCAGCTCGCGCTCGCGCGCCACCGACTGCGCGGTGAGCCCCAGCCCGAGCACCGTGGTGATGATCACCACCAGCCCCGGCATCGTGAACCACAGGTAGTCGAGATTGGGGTTGAACCAGTTCGTGACCACGAGCTCGGCGCGTGGCGGCGTACGCGCCGGCGCCAGCTGCACGCTCATTTCCGCCGCGATGCGCTCGAGGTAGCTCGACACGATCTGCGCGGCATTGGAGCGGCGGCCGTCGAAGATGGCCTGGATGACGGCGGGGCGGCCTGCGGCGGCATCTGCGCTGAAGCGCGCATCGAACGCGACCACCGCGATGACCTTCTGATCGTCGATGGCCGCTCGCAGCGCCGCGCGCGAATCGATGCGCACCAGGCGGCGCACCACGGTGCTGCCGGCGAGGCGCTGGACATATTCGTGGCTCCATGCGCCGCCGTCGCGGTCGTAGACGCCGATGTCGACGTTTTTCACTTCGAGCGTCGTGGCGAAGCCGAGCACGAAGAGCTGAATGAGCGGCGGCCCGACCAGGATCAGGCGCGCGCGCGGATCGCGCACCGCGGCCCACAGCTCCTTCACGACCATCGCGCGCAGGCGCCGCCACATCAGGCCACCCTCCGGTGCGTGGCGCGGGCGGCGAGGGCGAAGAAGAGCGCGCCGAAGCCCAGCAGGATGGCGATGTTGCGCAGGAAAAGGTCCCACAGATCGCCGGCGACGAACACCGTCTGCAGCGGCGGAATCAGGTATCGCGCAGGGACGGCGTACGTGATGAGCTGGATGATTCGCGGCATCGAATCGATCTCGAACAGGAAGCCGGACAGCATCATCGCGGGCAGAAATGCGCTCAGCAGCGCGACCTGGCTCGCGACGAACTGGTTCTTCGTCACGGCCGAGATGAGCAGGCCCTGCCCCAGGGCCGGAATCAGGAATGCCGAGGCGATCGCAGCCAACGCGAGCGGCGAGCCGCGGAAAGGAACGCCGAACGCGAACACCGCGATGAGCGTGCACAACGTCATCGAGCCGAGCGCGAGCACGAAATAGGGAATGACCTTGGCGGCGAGGAACTCGGCCAAGGCGACCGGGGTGGCCATCATCGCTTCCAGCGTGCCACGCTCCCATTCACGCGCAACCACGAGCGCGGTGAGCAGCGTGCCGATCATGGTCATGACGATGGCGATCGCGCCCGGCAGCAGGAAATATCGGCTCGCGAGCTCGGGGTTGAACCAGAAGCGCTGCGCCAGCGCGAGCCGCGGGCCTGCCTGCACGCCGTGCTCGGCGGCGAGCCCGGCCGCCCAGTTGGCGCGCACCCCCTCTGCATAGGCCGCCACGAACGCCGCCGTGTTGGGCAGCGATCCGTCGGTGATGACCTGAATCGGCGCGCTTTCGCCGCCTGCGAGCTGCCGGCCGAACTCGGCCGGGATCACGATGATGGCGCGGATGCGCCCGCCGATGAGCTCGCCCTTCAGGCCCGCCACGTCGCGCCGTCCCGTCACCTCGAACCAGTGCGAGCGTTCGAACGCGGTGGCGAGGCTGCGCGCCGGCGCACTGCCGTCCTGCAGGGCGAGCCCGATGCGCGTGCGGCTGGTGTCGAGCGACACGCCGTAGCCGAACAGGAACAGCAGGATGACGGGCAGCACCAGCGCGATCAGGAAGGTCGAAGGATCGCGCACGATCTGCAGCGTCTCCTTTACCAGCAGCGCGCGCAGGCGGCGAGGCGCGAGAGCGCGGCTCATTCGGCCGCCTCGTCGAACTGCCCGACCAGCGCGACGAAGGCGTCTTCGAGCGTCGGATCTTCGACCCCGGTCTGGCGTGCGACCTGGGCTTTGAGCTCGTCGGGCGTCCCGAGCGCCACCTGCGCCGAGCGGTAGATGAGCGCGATGCGGTCGCAATATTCCGCCTCGTCCATGAAGTGCGTCGTGACCAGCACCGTGACGCCGCGCTCGACCAGCCCGTTGATGTGCGTCCAGAACTCGCGCCGCATGATGGGATCGACGCCCGAGGTCGGTTCGTCGAGGAAGAGCACCGGCGGCTGGTGCATCACCGCGCAGGCGAGCGCGAGGCGCTGCTTCAGGCCGAGCGGCAGCATCCCGCTGTTCGTGCGAAGCTGGTCCTCGAGATGGAAGACCGCGACCACGCGCTCGATGGCTTGGCGCTGCGCCGCGCCCGCGAGGCCGTAGGCGCCGGCGAAGAAGTCGAGGTTCTGGCGCACGCTGAGATCGCCATAGAGCGAGAACTTCTGCGCCATGTAGCCGAGCGACTGGCGTGCGTCGGCGCGTGCGATGCGAAGGTCGTGGCCGGCGACGCGCCCCGTGCCCGCGCTCGGGGTCAGCAGTCCGCACAGCATCTTGAAGGTGGTGGACTTGCCTGCGCCGTTGGGTCCGAGCAGGCCGAAGATCTGTCCGCGCGGGATCGAGAACGTGATGTCGCGCGCGGCGGTGAACTCGCCGAAGCGCTTCGTGAGGCCCTGCGCCACGATCGCCGGCTCGGTGCTTTGCGCGATCGCGCGATAGCTGCTCGCGAGCGGGCTCGTTCCGGGCGGCCCGCCGCCGAGGATGTCGACGAAGGCATCCTCGAAGCGCGGGGCGACGGCTTCCATGCGGCTGCCTGGAGCGGCCTGCAGCGTCTCGGGCGTTGGCGGCGAGGCTCCCGGCTTGATGACGAGCCGCAGCGACGCCCCCTGCACGATGCCGTCGGAGATCTCGTCGCGGTCGAGCGCGCGCTCGAGCAGCGAGCGCCGGGCCCCGACGTCCGTGAACAGGAGATACGTCCGACCCGCCACCCGGCTCGCCAGCTCGGCCGGATCGCCGCGGTAGAGGAGCCTGCCTTCGCTGAGCAGGAACACGGTATCGCAGCGCTCGGCCTCGTCCAGGTACGCTGTGGACCAGAGCGCGCCGATGCCTTCGCGCACCAGGGCGGTGACCATGGTCCAGAGCTCGCGCCGGGAGACGGGATCGACTCCGACGCTGGGCTCGTCGAGCAGCAGGACTTTCGGCGTGTTGACCAGTGCGCAGGCGAGCCCCAGCTTCTGCTTCATGCCCCCGGAGAGCTTGCCCGCCAGCCGGTCGTGGAAGGGAGCGAGCGCGGTGAAGTCGAGCAGGCGCTCGAAGGTGGACGCGCGCTCGCTGCGCGGCAGCCCGCGCAGGTCCGCATAGAGCGA
This region of Betaproteobacteria bacterium genomic DNA includes:
- a CDS encoding ABC transporter permease subunit produces the protein MWRRLRAMVVKELWAAVRDPRARLILVGPPLIQLFVLGFATTLEVKNVDIGVYDRDGGAWSHEYVQRLAGSTVVRRLVRIDSRAALRAAIDDQKVIAVVAFDARFSADAAAGRPAVIQAIFDGRRSNAAQIVSSYLERIAAEMSVQLAPARTPPRAELVVTNWFNPNLDYLWFTMPGLVVIITTVLGLGLTAQSVARERELGTFDQVMVSPLRGHEILIGKMVPPVLVGVFNATLYTLLIHYVFGVPLTGSVPVFYLALVAYLAALVGVGMLVSSLSQTQQQAFLGMFLVAVPATLLSGYASPVDNMPGWLQTIALANPARHFLVVSEGVFLKAMPAAEILANTWPLALIALVTLTAAALLFRARME
- a CDS encoding alpha/beta fold hydrolase, coding for MRLHVLEVSPQGVPGDAPVLAFVPGWSMPASIWGAQLLALGTRYRSAALDPRGQGRSEIPADGYTLERRTRDIAEFVARYPKVVLIGWSLGALECLHYVQAHGDDRVAGLVLVDSSVGEQPPPAAGNFTAALKGDRAKAVDSFAHAIFRSPRPPEEIRSLIEGALRLPLQASIDLLSYPKPREYWRDVAWAFRKPLLYVVTPQFAAQAENLRRNRPGTRIEVFEQAGHALFVDEPQRFNALIEAFVGEL
- a CDS encoding efflux transporter outer membrane subunit — its product is MILLRRLPALLTLTLCACVAGPDYVKPADPVATGAWLTSAPAGDVDIAWWRRFDDPLLAELVQAAAKRNLDVREAAARLLEARANRDAIAGGARPQVDATAAASRNQLSENGQLPLGRIPALERRFTLFDAGFDASWEIDFWGRNVRAIEAADARIGAAESMRSAALMQVIAELVRSYVDLRAAQARLRSTRADAQAREAVARLVGERHRFGEAARFDALRADAQAKSVRAAIAGIEAQAHAAAYRIALLTGQPPEALSRRLLYDAALPAAPEAVSAGLRSELLRRRPDIRRAERELAAATADVGTATADLFPRVALLGSIGQQARTGGDLVDTGSTRFSFGPSLYWPLFDGGRIRARIRAADAQAEAAALRYERAVLGALNDSETALNQLDSERRTREDTEAARRQSADALDLARQRYQAGEDDLIALLQAQSAYSAAERASVDARANELQALVALYKALGGGWERFEPHLP
- a CDS encoding ribonucleoside-diphosphate reductase, adenosylcobalamin-dependent; this encodes MKLHETEIDLPPQQVSLDVLLEKYAKGDERSVEDVRRRVARALAAVERDPARWEPVFYDTLANGFIPGGRVNSAAGTELQATLINCFVQPVGDSVSETADGKPGIYVALMESAETMRRGGGVGYDFSAIRPHGAQVRGTQSTASGPVSYMRVFDKSCETVESAGSRRGAQMGILRCDHPDIEDFIHAKDQGDLTNFNISVAVTDVFMRSLAQDADWPLMHKAKPGPELDAAPRQHEDGRWIYRTLKARDLWRQIMQATYDHAEPGVFFIDHANADNNLSYCETIEATNPCVTADTRLHTQHGMVPIGELQASRTALRVTVDERALGRPLKSTTVCDAVPAFQTASLADVYRVETEAGYEVKATQWHDFFTDRGKVQLRDLRVGDRLLVQSAKGQFGEQGSEELGVLLGLMTGDGHFTNRGNEQQAAVVGFWGEDRTLAAGVAAWINTCIAGLANGNYREYRVAPIAVPSRKMVEIRSILLARFLSHYGFCAVTKHRVPEVVWRGTEQCVRAYLRGLFQSDGTVNVSERSQSCSVRLASSYRELLNDVQILLANFGIFAPIWRRRGERTTALPDGHGGREIYRCRADYELIVDGESRDRFMREIGFLGETKTSRYEAWAQGKVLRETQSFTSRIKSITYIGREAVFDTTQPNGNTVIFNGLVTGQCGEQPLPAYGCCCLGSIDLTRFVDDPFGAQPRFDFDAFARVVRPSVRMLDNVLDVSVWPLPQQKAEAMAKRRIGLGFTGLGGCLVMLGLRYDSAEARTMATRIAAAMRDQAYASSVEIAREKGAFPLLDKEQYLAAPRFASRLPEPIKAAIRTHGIRNCHLLSIAPTGTISLAFADNASNGIEPPYAWSYQRKKRMPDNGFRTYDVEDQAWRLYRHLGGDVNALPPAFVTALELSAQDHMHMVAAVAPYVDSAISKTVNVAEDYPYERFEDLYLEAWRAGLKGLTTYRPNRVLGSVLSLAPSPQAAEPNDLDVTDADRRIRLDAAPEPALSSLRWPGRPKLAAGNPSWTYMVESPFGQFAIFVGHVENGERYPFEVWVNGNEQPRGLGAVAKTLSMDMRAQDKAWLRMKLDMLARTMGDDTFDCPMPPDGETMRVPSMVAAFARIVRFRVDQLGAFEHEDGPAPVLDTLFANKEPKTGTDGTMSWTVDVLNAVSGDDFLLILKELVLPAGQRRPYSVWLAGSYPRALDGLCKLLSLDMRVIDPAWIGMKLRKLLNYAEPLGDFMARVPGMERQQNFPSTVAYIARLIIHRYAMLGVLDERGYPVDEMGVLEMPDDERGRTTYARVTGKPCKECGNTAVIKKDGCEFCTACGAIGACG
- a CDS encoding ATP-binding cassette domain-containing protein, which encodes MHVPPQGVEAPAPVASARAVTKRFAKGAPAALDGVDIDIVPGRMTGVVGPDGAGKTTLIRLLAGLLDADAGAVEVLGEPATYCDRSQIGYMPQRFGLYEDLSVMENLSLYADLRGLPRSERASTFERLLDFTALAPFHDRLAGKLSGGMKQKLGLACALVNTPKVLLLDEPSVGVDPVSRRELWTMVTALVREGIGALWSTAYLDEAERCDTVFLLSEGRLLYRGDPAELASRVAGRTYLLFTDVGARRSLLERALDRDEISDGIVQGASLRLVIKPGASPPTPETLQAAPGSRMEAVAPRFEDAFVDILGGGPPGTSPLASSYRAIAQSTEPAIVAQGLTKRFGEFTAARDITFSIPRGQIFGLLGPNGAGKSTTFKMLCGLLTPSAGTGRVAGHDLRIARADARQSLGYMAQKFSLYGDLSVRQNLDFFAGAYGLAGAAQRQAIERVVAVFHLEDQLRTNSGMLPLGLKQRLALACAVMHQPPVLFLDEPTSGVDPIMRREFWTHINGLVERGVTVLVTTHFMDEAEYCDRIALIYRSAQVALGTPDELKAQVARQTGVEDPTLEDAFVALVGQFDEAAE
- a CDS encoding ABC transporter permease subunit; this encodes MSRALAPRRLRALLVKETLQIVRDPSTFLIALVLPVILLFLFGYGVSLDTSRTRIGLALQDGSAPARSLATAFERSHWFEVTGRRDVAGLKGELIGGRIRAIIVIPAEFGRQLAGGESAPIQVITDGSLPNTAAFVAAYAEGVRANWAAGLAAEHGVQAGPRLALAQRFWFNPELASRYFLLPGAIAIVMTMIGTLLTALVVAREWERGTLEAMMATPVALAEFLAAKVIPYFVLALGSMTLCTLIAVFAFGVPFRGSPLALAAIASAFLIPALGQGLLISAVTKNQFVASQVALLSAFLPAMMLSGFLFEIDSMPRIIQLITYAVPARYLIPPLQTVFVAGDLWDLFLRNIAILLGFGALFFALAARATHRRVA